In Brassica rapa cultivar Chiifu-401-42 chromosome A06, CAAS_Brap_v3.01, whole genome shotgun sequence, a single window of DNA contains:
- the LOC103874945 gene encoding glucose-1-phosphate adenylyltransferase small subunit, chloroplastic, which yields MASIAATGVLKVPPPAAASCEAVPTMTLSFSSSVSLRATVSHRRGSVLSRNRVRNPMIVSPKAVSDSQNSQTCLDPDASRSVLGIILGGGAGTRLYPLTKKRAKPAVPLGANYRLIDIPVSNCLNSNINKIYVLTQFNSASLNRHLSRAYATNMGGYKNEGFVEVLAAQQSPENPNWFQGTADAVRQYLWLFEEHNVLEYLILAGDHLYRMDYEKFIQAHRETDADITVAALPMDEERATAFGLMKIDEEGRIVEFAEKPKGEQLKGMKVDTTILGLDDKRAKEMPYIASMGIYVVSKDVMLELLRNKFPGANDFGSEVIPGATSLGLRVQAYLYDGYWEDIGTIEAFYNANLGITKKPVPDFSFYDRSAPIYTQPRYLPPSKMLDADVTDSVIGEGCVIKNCKIHHSVVGLRSCISEGAIIEDSLLMGADYYETASEKSLLTAKGSVPIGIGKNSHIKRAIIDKNARIGDNVKIINSDNVQEAARETEGYFIKSGIVTVIKDALIPTGTLI from the exons ATGGCGTCTATAGCTGCAACTGGAGTTCTAAAGGTACCACCACCCGCTGCTGCTTCGTGCGAGGCGGTTCCCACGATGACTCTTTCTTTCTCCTCCTCTGTTTCTCTCAGAGCCACCGTGTCTCATCGCCGCGGATCCGTTCTTTCTCGTAACCGAGTGAGGAATCCGATGATCGTGTCCCCCAAGGCCGTCTCGGATTCTCAGAATTCGCAGACCTGTCTCGATCCTGATGCGAGCAGG AGTGTGTTGGGGATCATCTTAGGAGGCGGAGCTGGAACGCGTCTCTACCCTCTCACCAAAAAGAGAGCCAAACCCGCCGTTCCCCTCGGCGCTAACTACAGGCTCATCGACATCCCCGTCAGCAACTGCCTCAACAGCAACATCAACAAGATCTACGTCCTCACCCAGTTCAACTCCGCCTCTCTTAACCGCCACCTTTCGCGAGCCTACGCCACTAACATGGGAGGTTACAAGAACGAAGGCTTCGTCGAGGTCCTCGCCGCTCAACAGAGTCCTGAGAACCCCAACTGGTTCCAG GGGACTGCTGATGCGGTGAGGCAGTACTTGTGGTTGTTTGAGGAGCATAATGTTCTTGAGTATCTGATTCTCGCTGGGGATCATTTGTACCGGATGGACTATGAGAAGTTTATTCAAGCGCATAGGGAGACTGATGCTGATATCACCGTGGCTGCGTTACCGATGGATGAGGAGCGAGCCACTGCTTTTGGGTTGATGAAGATTGATGAGGAAGGACGTATTGTTGAATTTGCCGAAAAGCCAAAGGGGGAGCAACTTAAGGGCATGAAG GTCGATACAACGATTCTAGGTCTTGATGATAAGAGAGCCAAGGAGATGCCGTACATTGCGAGTATGGGTATTTATGTTGTTAGCAAAGATGTAATGCTTGAGTTACTACGGAATAAGTTTCCTGGAGCTAATGACTTTGGAAGCGAAGTCATTCCTGGTGCCACTTCCCTCGGACTGAGG GTGCAAGCTTACCTATATGATGGCTATTGGGAAGACATTGGTACTATAGAGGCATTCTATAACGCAAATCTCGGAATCACCAAAAAACCGGTTCCTGATTTTAG TTTCTATGATCGTTCTGCTCCGATCTACACACAGCCACGTTACCTACCACCGTCTAAGATGCTCGATGCTGATGTCACAGACAGTGTCATTGGAGAGGGCTGCGTTATCAAG AACTGCAAAATACATCACTCCGTGGTTGGACTCCGTTCCTGCATATCagaaggtgctattattgaagATTCGTTACTAATGGGAGCTGACTACTACGAG ACTGCTTCGGAGAAGAGCCTCCTAACGGCGAAAGGGAGTGTACCCATAGGTATCGGGAAAAACTCGCACATCAAAAGAGCCATCATTGACAAAAACGCACGTATCGGTGACAATGTCAAG ATCATAAACAGCGACAATGTGCAAGAGGCAGCGAGAGAGACCGAAGGATATTTCATAAAGAGTGGTATTGTTACCGTTATCAAGGACGCCTTAATCCCAACCGGCACTCTCATCTAA
- the LOC117125760 gene encoding small nuclear ribonucleoprotein SmD1a, with the protein MKLVRFLIKLNNDRAQERYPVVSSLALSLTVKLTLKGKNPVTSRSSKLEWGNNIRYYILLDSLNLVSLLVENTPRGKAIGRCRGRGRDKRGR; encoded by the exons ATGAAGCTCGTCAG GTTCTTGATTAAGTTGAATAACGATCGAGCTCAAGAACGGTACCCCGTCGTGTCGTCCCTGGCACTATCACTG ACTGTGAAACTGACTCTCAAGGGGAAGAACCCTGTCACTTCTCGATCATCTAAGCTAGAGTGGGGGAACAATATCCGCTACTACATTCTCCTCGATAGTTTGAACCTTGTGAGTTTACTTGTAGAGAACACTCCTAGGG GGAAGGCTATTGGGCGTTGCAGAGGACGTGGTCGTGACAAAAGAGGTCGTTAG
- the LOC103874943 gene encoding heavy metal-associated isoprenylated plant protein 16: MKQKILFRVTMTDDKTRAKAMTKAVQFKGVSAVEIKGDHRNQIEVTGTEVDMIGLTKRLRKKVAFAELVSVSKVEPPKKPEEKKDGDKKEGDKKDGDKKEGDKKDGDKKKEEEKKPAPCKPCPPPCKPCPPPPCNPCPPPPPPPCYPSPQGYGVPSAFPYPCNPYSYIGEPVYNQEPGCTIL; encoded by the exons ATGAAG CAAAAGATCCTGTTTAGAGTGACTATGACTGATGACAAGACCCGAGCAAAAGCTATGACAAAAGCAGTTCAGTTCAAGG GTGTCTCAGCCGTGGAGATAAAAGGCGATCACAGGAACCAGATAGAGGTGACTGGTACTGAAGTTGATATGATCGGCCTCACCAAAAGGCTCAGAAAGAAGGTAGCCTTTGCAGAGCTTGTAAGCGTAAGCAAAGTCGAACCTCCGAAGAAACCAGAAGAGAAGAAGGATGGGGACAAAAAGGAAGGCGATAAGAAAGATGGTGACAAAAAGGAAGGCGATAAGAAAGATGGAGACaagaagaaggaagaggagaagaagccCGCGCCCTGTAAACCATGTCCACCGCCATGTAAACCATGTCCTCCGCCGCCATGCAATCCatgtcctcctcctcctcctcctccctgtTATCCATCTCCTCAAGGATACGGCGTGCCTTCCGCATTTCCCTACCCGTGCAACCCCTACAGTTACATAGGGGAACCAGTTTACAATCAGGAACCCGGTTGCACAATCCTGTGA
- the LOC103874944 gene encoding uncharacterized protein LOC103874944 has protein sequence MRSKSFAVRSRPHRAPRNSLDPYPSPAPLPGEANERFASGVNTTHCVSGDAERVPDTFDERDVPSKKRHCLGTSETTRGGGGGGGSNLEACIVCDILDEGVSRCSGTGCILWFHGECLNPDLSSSSSEDLAKTYCPYCWFRVLMMKHESVRKKGVVAEKEVSKCLSKDHSVDGTDVVRDQELGGEKGVCSSEKEQLQVEKDSDRSREEEVPLTEGIDYQHQEDTEKFQDAEEDKDDEETTKDQTTGGAGGKGDVSGEEQDQSQQNEKPRRRRRQLILSCSEISSDESTNERHGEGVTEQITGEMKNQQRKHSATTQVAKSKTVRDMSSLKTDQRKRLFWTPEEEEMLKVGVEKFSAEAKKNMPWRKILEMGAEVFHETRTPADLKDKWRNRMGVRSAKKAN, from the exons ATGAGATCCAAGTCGTTTGCCGTTAGGTCTCGGCCGCATAGAGCTCCCCGCAACTCCCTCGATCCCTATCCATCCCCCGCTCCTCTTCCG GGTGAAGCTAATGAAAGATTTGCCTCTGGAGTGAACACCACACACTGTGTCAGTGGTGATGCTGAAAGAGTTCCAGACACTTTTGATGAAAGAGATGTGCCATCCAAGAAGCGTCATTGTCTTGGGACAAGTGAGACCactagaggaggaggaggaggaggaggatcgaACTTGGAAGCTTGTATTGTATGTGACATTTTAGACGAGGGGGTATCTCGTTGTTCTGGGACTGGCTGTATTCTTTGGTTTCATGGGGAGTGTTTGAATCCTGATttaagtagtagtagtagtgaGGATCTCGCAAAGACCTACTGTCCTTATTGCTGGTTCAGAGTTCTAATGATGAAACACGAGTCAGTGAGGAAGAAGGGCGTTGTGGCGGAAAAGGAAGTCTCCAAGTGTCTAAGTAAAGATCATTCAGTGGATGGAACCGACGTTGTGAGGGATCAAGAGTTAGGGGGAGAGAAGGGTGTCTGTTCATCTGAAAAGGAACAGTTGCAAGTGGAGAAAGATTCTGATCGATCAAGAGAAGAGGAGGTGCCGTTGACTGAAGGAATAGATTATCAACACCAAGAGGATACAGAAAAGTTTCAAGATGCTGAGGAAGACAAGGATGATGAAGAAACAACAAAAGATCAAACTACAGGTGGTGCAGGGGGAAAGGGAGATGTTTCAGGGGAAGAGCAAGACCAGAGCCAACAGAATGAGaagccaagaagaagaagacggcaGTTAATATTGAGTTGTAGTGAAATCTCATCGGATGAATCAACAAACGAACGACATGGAGAAGGTGTAACTGAGCAGATAACAGGGGAGATGAAGAATCAACAGAGAAAACATAGCGCAACAACCCAAGTGGCCAAGTCAAAGACAGTGAG GGACATGTCATCTTTGAAGACGGATCAGAGAAAGAGGCTATTTTGGACacccgaagaagaagaaatgctCAAG GTGGGAGTGGAGAAGTTTTCAGCAGAAGCAAAGAAGAACATGCCATGGAGGAAAATTCTGGAAATGGGAGCCGAGGTTTTCCACGAAACACGTACTCCCGCTGATCTCAAGGACAAATGGAGAAACAGGATGGGCGTAAGATCAGCGAAAAAGGCAAACTAG
- the LOC103874941 gene encoding uncharacterized protein LOC103874941: MLSFRIPSMGTQPAAFAAKITDTTKTVAQLKSAATPTPHSTVTCGYQAHVAGFFRNVTVLWSKNLMNHSLTVMVSSLDNDMNYCCKIDLVKPWQFWSKRGSKSFDVEGNFVEVFWDLRSAKLSGNGSPEPVSDYYVAIVSDEEVVLLLGDLKHKAYKRTKSRPALVEGFISFKKESIFGKKTFSTRARFDEQRKEHEVVVESSNDEKDQEMWISMDGIVLVHVKNLQWKFRGNVMVLVDRTPVMVYYDVHDWLFGSSESTASSGLFLFKPVAVGAMMVDEYFSDAEDGDSGGGSSPLSRYNSASSGYGPLHEFCLFLYAWKLE; the protein is encoded by the coding sequence ATGTTATCGTTTCGTATCCCATCTATGGGAACCCAGCCGGCCGCATTCGCAGCTAAAATAACAGACACCACAAAGACCGTGGCACAACTCAAGTCAGCTGCGACCCCCACGCCTCACAGCACAGTCACGTGCGGCTACCAAGCTCACGTGGCGGGCTTCTTCCGTAACGTCACGGTTTTATGGTCCAAGAATCTCATGAACCATTCCCTCACCGTCATGGTCTCTAGCTTAGACAACGATATGAACTATTGCTGCAAGATCGATCTTGTCAAGCCGTGGCAGTTCTGGAGCAAAAGAGGTTCGAAGTCATTCGACGTAGAAGGAAACTTCGTGGAGGTCTTCTGGGATCTAAGGTCGGCGAAGTTGTCAGGAAACGGTAGCCCCGAGCCGGTGTCAGATTATTACGTGGCGATAGTTTCGGACGAAGAGGTTGTCTTGTTGTTGGGAGACTTAAAACATAAAGCTTACAAGAGGACGAAGTCAAGACCCGCGCTGGTCGAGGGGTTTATATCTTTCAAGAAAGAGAGCATTTTTGGGAAGAAAACGTTTTCTACAAGAGCGAGATTCGACGAGCAGAGAAAGGAACATGAAGTGGTGGTGGAGAGCTCGAACGATGAGAAAGATCAAGAGATGTGGATAAGCATGGATGGGATCGTGTTGGTGCACGTGAAGAATCTGCAGTGGAAGTTTAGAGGAAATGTGATGGTGTTGGTGGATAGAACTCCTGTGATGGTGTACTACGATGTGCATGATTGGTTGTTTGGGAGTTCGGAGTCGACGGCGAGCTCGGGGCTGTTTTTGTTTAAGCCGGTGGCGGTTGGAGCGATGATGGTAGACGAGTACTTTAGCGATGCGGAGGATGGGGATAGTGGAGGAGGGAGTAGTCCTTTGAGTCGGTACAACTCGGCATCTAGTGGTTATGGGCCATTGCATGAGttctgtttgtttctttatGCTTGGAAACTTGAGTGA